From the genome of Pelobacter propionicus DSM 2379, one region includes:
- a CDS encoding enoyl-CoA hydratase/isomerase family protein: MAFDTSFDEGIIRFTFDNNGYNAISPEVLDGLHEVIGCANANDGVKGIILSGQGRIFSSGYELGTFISFRDRDECLTWSKTREALMYDLFTCKKPVVAAINGHAMAAGLIVAMTADYRIAIDNPRIRIGMPEINIGIPLSNSEAEIMKFGLGSDKNYRELLFSGSQISPEVALQKGIVDELVADGQVLLDKAKAKVRSLIDTPGRAFIMLKQVEKRQVAEYIRKSAATFDWNAYADCFFHEAVVAEMKKIKASMK, from the coding sequence ATGGCTTTCGACACGTCATTCGATGAGGGGATCATCCGCTTCACCTTCGACAACAACGGCTACAATGCCATCTCACCCGAGGTCCTGGACGGGCTGCACGAGGTCATCGGCTGCGCCAACGCCAACGACGGGGTGAAGGGGATCATCCTGTCGGGACAGGGGCGTATCTTCTCCAGCGGCTACGAACTGGGAACCTTTATCTCCTTCAGGGACCGGGACGAGTGCCTGACCTGGAGCAAGACCAGGGAGGCGCTGATGTACGACCTGTTCACCTGTAAAAAGCCGGTGGTGGCCGCCATCAACGGCCATGCCATGGCTGCAGGGCTGATCGTGGCCATGACAGCGGACTACCGCATAGCCATCGACAACCCCAGGATCAGGATCGGCATGCCGGAGATCAACATCGGCATCCCCTTGAGCAACAGCGAGGCCGAGATCATGAAGTTCGGGCTGGGTAGCGACAAAAACTACCGCGAGCTGCTGTTTTCCGGCAGCCAGATCAGCCCGGAAGTTGCCCTGCAAAAGGGGATCGTGGACGAACTGGTGGCGGACGGCCAGGTGCTGCTGGACAAGGCAAAAGCCAAGGTTCGCAGCCTGATCGACACCCCCGGAAGGGCGTTTATCATGCTGAAGCAGGTGGAGAAGCGGCAGGTGGCGGAATACATCAGAAAGAGCGCTGCCACATTCGACTGGAACGCGTACGCGGACTGCTTCTTCCATGAAGCGGTGGTGGCGGAGATGAAAAAGATCAAGGCCTCCATGAAATAG
- a CDS encoding Fic family protein, producing MIRASSVSITSQVLNLIAELDEFKGRWDMLGRLAPDKLTSLKRVATIESVGSSTRIEGARLSDLQVEALLANLEMRSFRSRDEEEVAGYAEAMNTIHDSWEHIPFTENHIKQLHGITLKYSSKDTAHRGEYKTLSNNVEAFDADGRSLGVIFETASPFDTPRLMAELVSGTVTALRERELHPLLVIGAFVVHFLAIHPFQDGNGRLSRVLTTLLLLQSGYRHVPYSSLERIVEENKDGYYRALRASQKQIRSEKEILDDWLHFFLTSLKKQKDVLLGKIEREQLLEKLAPLEEKILAIARERGRITIADAVTLLAANRNTVKLHLRQLVQRGYLEQHGTGKGTWYSVGR from the coding sequence ATGATCAGGGCCTCATCAGTCAGCATTACTAGCCAGGTACTGAACCTTATCGCCGAACTTGACGAATTCAAGGGGCGCTGGGACATGCTCGGCCGTCTGGCGCCGGACAAACTCACCTCGCTCAAGCGCGTGGCAACCATTGAATCCGTGGGATCATCAACCAGGATCGAGGGAGCCAGGCTGTCCGATCTTCAGGTAGAGGCGTTATTGGCGAATCTGGAAATGCGCTCGTTCCGTTCCCGTGACGAAGAGGAGGTTGCCGGTTACGCCGAGGCGATGAATACGATCCATGATTCATGGGAGCATATCCCCTTTACCGAGAATCATATCAAGCAGCTCCACGGCATTACCCTGAAGTACAGCAGCAAAGATACCGCCCACCGGGGGGAGTACAAGACTCTGTCTAATAACGTGGAGGCCTTTGATGCCGACGGCAGGAGCCTCGGCGTAATTTTCGAGACGGCATCCCCTTTCGACACACCGCGACTGATGGCGGAACTGGTCAGTGGAACCGTGACCGCCCTGCGGGAAAGAGAGCTGCACCCTCTGCTGGTGATCGGTGCATTTGTCGTCCATTTTCTGGCCATCCATCCATTCCAGGACGGCAATGGCCGCCTTTCCCGTGTCCTGACCACCCTGCTGCTCCTGCAGAGTGGCTACCGTCATGTGCCGTACAGTTCACTGGAGCGGATCGTGGAGGAAAACAAGGATGGTTATTACCGGGCGCTGCGGGCATCGCAGAAGCAGATCCGCAGTGAAAAAGAAATTCTGGATGACTGGCTGCACTTCTTCCTGACCAGCCTGAAAAAGCAGAAAGACGTCCTGCTTGGCAAGATCGAGCGCGAACAGTTGCTGGAGAAGCTGGCGCCGCTGGAGGAAAAGATACTGGCCATCGCCAGGGAGCGTGGCAGGATCACCATTGCCGATGCCGTAACTCTCCTGGCCGCCAATCGCAATACGGTCAAGCTGCATCTGCGCCAGCTGGTTCAGCGGGGATATCTGGAGCAGCATGGTACTGGCAAGGGGACGTGGTATTCGGTGGGGAGATAG
- a CDS encoding metallophosphoesterase, whose protein sequence is MAVIISDIHGSILNVQKFLAYEPQEQHVCLGDIVDSRGRNKLTFEEEVACLDLLLNSPTILLWGNHDLAYLPERPWRCYGNFSEMAFRDRYQTARSKFAAAYAADGWLCTHAGVSPKLAKLIPTSVIAGGAEAIAEWLCVEFERELVVADPDILRGGTRYGKGPLFQIPVCRGGYQEFGGIFWHDAGGEQRLPSPLVRQIFGHSPDVEPIRGETWINLDTYDGEAWIYNTKTDAIIRL, encoded by the coding sequence ATGGCAGTTATCATAAGTGATATTCACGGCAGCATCCTCAATGTGCAGAAATTCCTAGCCTATGAGCCTCAAGAGCAGCATGTATGTCTTGGAGACATAGTCGATAGTAGGGGCCGGAACAAGCTTACGTTTGAAGAGGAAGTGGCCTGCCTAGATCTGCTCTTGAATTCGCCCACTATTCTCCTGTGGGGCAACCATGACTTGGCCTACCTGCCAGAACGGCCATGGCGGTGTTACGGCAACTTCAGCGAGATGGCCTTTCGTGACCGATACCAAACTGCCAGAAGCAAATTTGCTGCGGCTTATGCAGCCGATGGTTGGCTCTGTACCCACGCTGGTGTAAGTCCCAAGTTGGCAAAGCTAATTCCCACAAGTGTTATCGCTGGGGGTGCAGAAGCTATAGCCGAATGGCTGTGCGTGGAGTTCGAGCGTGAGTTAGTAGTGGCAGATCCTGACATCCTGCGAGGAGGGACGCGATATGGGAAAGGCCCGCTGTTCCAAATTCCTGTCTGTCGTGGAGGCTACCAGGAATTTGGCGGGATTTTTTGGCACGATGCTGGAGGGGAACAGCGACTACCTTCCCCGCTCGTCCGTCAAATCTTTGGTCACAGCCCCGATGTTGAACCGATTCGTGGAGAGACCTGGATTAACTTGGACACATACGATGGCGAAGCCTGGATTTACAACACCAAAACGGATGCGATTATTCGTCTTTAA
- a CDS encoding nucleotidyltransferase family protein, whose product MEIQFKKSPFFEQDVTDLLRELSGIGFFTHGLLIGSWPMVVYAEHFTLMYGLRTGDIDFAVIGAMRVPPAPPETVPEVLDRLGYSPVQDYDAGIETFLHGEFEVEFITHRKGGGRGEGSVLVQPWKVAAQPLPFIDLLFVRPVTIVIEDFSISIPSPEALMLHKLIIAQRRTGKDKELKKEKDLQQCSVLVEVARPEEVQQLLAEYKMSREVQRQMEMSCAEAGIAVPGGLPWQK is encoded by the coding sequence TTGGAAATACAATTTAAGAAGAGTCCCTTCTTTGAGCAAGACGTAACCGACCTTCTCCGGGAACTCTCGGGGATCGGTTTTTTCACGCATGGGCTTCTAATCGGCAGTTGGCCGATGGTGGTATATGCGGAGCATTTCACTCTAATGTACGGTCTGAGGACTGGCGACATTGATTTTGCTGTGATTGGTGCCATGAGGGTGCCTCCGGCGCCCCCTGAAACCGTCCCGGAAGTTCTGGATCGATTGGGGTATTCGCCGGTCCAGGATTACGATGCTGGCATTGAAACCTTTCTTCATGGGGAATTCGAGGTCGAATTTATAACTCATCGTAAAGGCGGTGGCCGCGGAGAAGGATCGGTCCTGGTCCAGCCTTGGAAGGTGGCGGCCCAGCCCCTACCTTTCATTGATCTTCTTTTCGTCCGGCCGGTGACTATCGTCATCGAGGATTTTAGTATTTCCATTCCTTCGCCTGAGGCTTTGATGCTGCATAAGCTTATCATCGCCCAGCGTCGAACTGGGAAGGACAAGGAACTGAAAAAGGAAAAGGACCTGCAACAGTGCTCGGTGCTGGTCGAGGTGGCTCGTCCCGAAGAGGTCCAACAACTTCTCGCGGAATATAAGATGTCGCGTGAGGTCCAGCGGCAAATGGAAATGTCATGCGCAGAGGCGGGAATAGCTGTGCCCGGCGGATTGCCTTGGCAGAAGTAA
- a CDS encoding helix-turn-helix domain-containing protein, which produces MSMLIDPERITYARELKGFSKKDLAQKVDKTPSAISQIEKSIIRPDTETLMRISLALSVPPSFFAKKEGRRYINLGQCHFRSKRSVSQAKRKQSVRIGDFFIEFVDFLQQQGIVFPEEKLSGFQSFQPKSMEDIEIVAAELRRSWGMSLGPIPNVTRLLESKGIIVTPIYNSCTEVDAFSVWAGKRPWVMLALGKTASRARFDAAHELGHLVLHEEHTPGCSLTENEADRFAGAFLAPRDSFILECPRRWDYEAFEKLKLRWKMSIQALVYRAYNLGVLSQHSLRKAFISISQSGQRKDEGTEWAKEQPTLFNQALELICDKVSLNEIASSLCVSKADLIGYLNDAISEDLLARLDKKGEDQNGQLVFLRES; this is translated from the coding sequence ATGAGCATGCTCATAGACCCAGAAAGAATCACCTATGCTCGTGAGTTGAAAGGCTTTTCCAAAAAGGACTTAGCCCAGAAGGTGGATAAAACCCCGAGTGCCATTTCCCAAATAGAGAAGAGTATCATCAGGCCTGACACAGAGACGTTGATGCGGATTTCACTCGCGCTTTCCGTCCCCCCCAGTTTTTTCGCCAAAAAAGAAGGGAGGCGGTACATAAATCTGGGGCAGTGCCACTTCAGGTCCAAGAGATCTGTCAGCCAAGCTAAAAGAAAGCAAAGCGTCCGCATAGGCGACTTTTTCATCGAATTCGTCGATTTCCTTCAGCAACAAGGGATTGTCTTCCCCGAAGAGAAGTTGTCGGGATTCCAATCTTTCCAGCCCAAAAGCATGGAGGATATAGAGATAGTCGCAGCTGAATTGAGAAGGTCCTGGGGCATGAGCCTGGGTCCTATCCCAAACGTCACGAGGCTCCTAGAAAGCAAAGGCATTATAGTCACGCCCATCTACAATAGCTGCACTGAGGTGGACGCTTTTTCGGTATGGGCGGGAAAGCGCCCCTGGGTGATGCTCGCCCTAGGGAAGACTGCCAGCAGGGCTAGGTTTGATGCCGCGCATGAATTGGGGCACCTGGTCCTGCATGAGGAGCACACGCCAGGATGTTCGCTGACCGAAAACGAAGCGGACCGCTTTGCCGGGGCTTTTCTGGCTCCAAGGGACAGCTTTATCCTGGAATGCCCGAGGCGATGGGACTATGAGGCTTTTGAGAAGTTGAAACTCCGATGGAAGATGTCGATCCAGGCGTTGGTTTACCGGGCTTACAATCTGGGGGTCCTATCCCAACATTCGTTGAGAAAAGCCTTTATTTCGATATCGCAAAGCGGCCAGCGCAAGGATGAGGGCACAGAGTGGGCCAAGGAACAGCCTACGCTATTCAACCAAGCGTTGGAACTTATCTGCGACAAGGTGTCGTTGAACGAGATAGCTTCCAGTCTCTGTGTGTCCAAGGCGGATCTGATCGGCTATTTGAACGATGCGATATCTGAAGATTTGCTGGCTAGGCTTGATAAAAAGGGCGAGGACCAAAATGGGCAATTGGTCTTCTTGCGCGAAAGCTAG